The following are encoded in a window of Paenibacillus polymyxa genomic DNA:
- a CDS encoding helix-turn-helix transcriptional regulator has translation MTDRLIRLMRIITIVQANPGILARELAERCETSERTIYRDMEALSAMHIPITNMGHGKGYIFISNFALYPLNWTEEEAEAFTKLGEIMETVKPLLPPAFESAYEKVMASSQKKKMDQTSFAQEMKNIVRLGSTLDRENQPYLLRLIVLASLTQQTIEAEYSSPQNEDVSLVQVDPYCLVPQDRRFYMLGFCHKQSAMRTFRISRFRNMRILPYTFQKNTTEMEMFFKGTWSVTKGNQNIRFVVRFSAESVYRVKEEELFIKPFLRDLPDGSLLFEVTVNHDREFLDWLTSYGAEAEILEPLRYRKRMQEMLRTWGTFYFDKKAGNQE, from the coding sequence TTGACTGATCGGTTGATACGTTTAATGCGGATTATTACTATTGTTCAGGCAAATCCAGGGATATTGGCAAGAGAGCTTGCCGAACGTTGTGAAACATCAGAACGTACCATATACCGAGATATGGAGGCGCTAAGCGCTATGCATATACCGATTACGAATATGGGGCATGGCAAGGGGTACATTTTTATTAGCAATTTTGCTTTGTATCCTCTAAATTGGACGGAAGAAGAGGCAGAGGCTTTTACTAAGCTGGGAGAGATTATGGAAACGGTAAAGCCTCTTTTACCGCCAGCTTTTGAAAGTGCTTATGAGAAAGTGATGGCCTCTAGTCAGAAAAAAAAGATGGACCAGACGAGCTTCGCGCAGGAAATGAAAAATATTGTCCGGCTCGGCTCGACACTTGATCGGGAAAACCAGCCCTATCTGCTCAGGCTGATTGTTTTAGCGAGTCTTACGCAGCAGACGATTGAAGCGGAATACAGCTCACCTCAAAATGAAGATGTATCACTCGTTCAGGTGGATCCTTATTGTTTGGTTCCGCAGGATCGGCGATTCTATATGCTTGGTTTTTGTCACAAGCAATCCGCGATGAGAACCTTTCGGATCAGTCGATTTCGGAACATGAGAATTTTGCCGTATACGTTTCAAAAAAATACAACTGAAATGGAAATGTTTTTTAAAGGGACCTGGTCGGTGACCAAAGGAAATCAGAATATCCGGTTTGTGGTACGTTTTTCTGCCGAGTCTGTATATCGGGTCAAAGAAGAGGAGCTGTTCATCAAGCCTTTTCTTAGGGATTTGCCGGATGGAAGTTTGTTGTTTGAGGTGACGGTCAATCATGACCGTGAATTTTTGGATTGGCTCACTTCCTATGGAGCTGAGGCCGAGATTCTGGAGCCTTTACGGTACCGCAAACGAATGCAAGAAATGCTGCGGACCTGGGGGACATTCTATTTCGATAAAAAGGCAGGAAATCAAGAATAA
- the queE gene encoding 7-carboxy-7-deazaguanine synthase QueE has product MSNTMTTHQPMIASHGTQIAPIPVLEVFGPTVQGEGMVIGRKTMFVRTAGCDYHCSWCDSSFTWDGSSKDQIRRLSATDIWQELKAIGGERFSHVTFSGGNPALLPQLGELITLLRSQGTATAVETQGSRWQEWLYDIDEVTLSPKPPSSGMTTNWDVLDDIVARLSNRKMAGESRATSNVPTATGLKEPANESARLYTGACSLKVVIFDDTDLAYARTVHERYPHVPLFLQTGNPDVNTENTGQIAESLLHRYEWLIDRVMDDSRLNDVRVLPQLHTLVWGNKRGV; this is encoded by the coding sequence ATGAGTAATACCATGACTACTCACCAACCCATGATAGCCTCCCACGGGACCCAAATAGCCCCTATTCCCGTACTGGAGGTGTTTGGTCCCACCGTTCAGGGCGAAGGGATGGTCATTGGTCGTAAGACGATGTTTGTTCGTACCGCAGGCTGCGATTACCATTGCTCGTGGTGTGACTCCTCCTTTACCTGGGACGGCAGCTCCAAGGATCAGATCCGTCGTCTGAGTGCCACAGACATTTGGCAGGAGCTGAAGGCCATCGGTGGCGAACGGTTTTCGCATGTGACCTTTTCTGGAGGCAATCCTGCCCTGCTACCGCAGCTTGGGGAGCTAATCACCCTGCTACGCAGCCAAGGCACTGCCACCGCTGTCGAAACACAAGGCTCCCGCTGGCAGGAATGGCTGTACGATATCGATGAGGTAACCCTATCCCCGAAGCCACCCAGCTCGGGTATGACGACCAACTGGGATGTGCTGGATGATATCGTCGCCCGTCTGTCAAACCGGAAGATGGCTGGCGAGTCCCGAGCTACGTCCAACGTCCCAACCGCAACAGGCTTGAAGGAACCCGCTAATGAATCTGCGCGGCTCTATACCGGAGCTTGCAGCTTGAAGGTCGTCATCTTCGATGACACCGATCTTGCCTACGCCCGCACCGTTCACGAGCGCTATCCACACGTACCCTTGTTCCTCCAGACGGGTAATCCAGATGTGAACACGGAGAACACCGGACAGATTGCGGAGTCCCTACTCCATCGTTATGAATGGCTTATCGACCGTGTCATGGACGATTCCCGACTAAACGACGTAAGAGTACTCCCACAGCTCCACACCCTCGTATGGGGCAACAAACGCGGCGTATAA
- the queC gene encoding 7-cyano-7-deazaguanine synthase QueC: MFANEKAVVVFSGGQDSTTCLFWAKKHFAEVETVTFDYGQRHKQEIEVAAGIARELGVPQTVLDMSLLNQLAPNALTRTDIDITQQEGELPSTFVDGRNLLFLSFAGVLAKQKGARHLITGVCETDFSGYPDCRDSFIKSLNVTLNLSMDYPFVIHTPLMWLNKAETWQMADELKAFEFVRTRTLTCYNGVIGDGCGECPACKLRRAGLEQYLAMRGASSQGVEGHA, encoded by the coding sequence ATGTTTGCAAACGAAAAAGCAGTCGTCGTATTCAGCGGCGGCCAAGACAGCACAACCTGTTTATTTTGGGCAAAAAAACATTTTGCTGAAGTAGAAACCGTGACGTTCGATTACGGTCAACGCCACAAGCAGGAAATCGAAGTAGCCGCTGGAATCGCCCGTGAACTAGGTGTTCCGCAAACGGTACTGGATATGAGCCTGCTTAATCAACTAGCCCCTAATGCCCTCACACGCACCGACATTGACATTACACAACAGGAAGGCGAACTGCCTAGCACCTTTGTAGACGGTCGCAACCTTCTGTTCCTGAGCTTCGCGGGAGTTCTCGCCAAGCAAAAAGGAGCGCGCCACTTGATTACAGGCGTTTGTGAGACGGATTTCAGCGGCTATCCCGATTGCCGGGATTCTTTTATCAAATCGCTGAACGTCACACTGAACCTTTCGATGGACTATCCCTTTGTGATTCATACCCCGCTCATGTGGCTGAACAAGGCCGAAACCTGGCAGATGGCCGATGAGCTGAAAGCTTTTGAATTTGTAAGAACACGTACACTAACGTGCTATAACGGCGTCATTGGCGACGGCTGTGGCGAATGCCCTGCTTGCAAACTTCGCCGTGCTGGACTCGAGCAATATCTCGCGATGCGCGGAGCTTCCTCCCAAGGAGTTGAAGGTCATGCGTGA
- a CDS encoding EcsC family protein — translation MKQLTEYRESQDVLRHELKNIEKWEKEQKDIFFWEKIGRWPFMLLDRLTPKVIKDKLEQLLNEMGSFIQNGGKYLVKEETVLNRLKKTAHEHVIQQNGADSVSDTQDLPRAGENADPEHSAKPRWELKQAAELPLTIMDRTADDMTSARITFATAQGATTGIGGVFTIAADIPLLLGLSLKVLQEIALCYGFNPHDKQERIFIIKCMQFASSDIVGKKAVLEELALFDDPSRQAQVFSQMQGWREVINTYRDQFGWKKLLQMVPIAGILFGSIANRSAISDVAEAGKMLYRKRRILMRLAEVESEELR, via the coding sequence ATGAAACAGCTTACAGAATATCGGGAAAGCCAGGACGTATTGCGTCATGAGCTGAAGAATATTGAAAAATGGGAAAAGGAACAGAAGGACATTTTTTTCTGGGAAAAAATCGGTAGATGGCCTTTTATGCTGCTGGATCGGCTGACGCCCAAAGTCATTAAAGACAAGCTGGAGCAACTGCTTAATGAGATGGGTAGTTTCATTCAGAACGGCGGCAAATATTTGGTGAAGGAAGAAACGGTTCTGAACAGGCTGAAAAAGACGGCCCATGAACATGTAATTCAGCAAAATGGCGCAGATTCCGTGTCGGATACGCAGGACCTGCCTCGTGCCGGGGAAAACGCTGATCCGGAACATAGTGCCAAACCTAGGTGGGAGTTGAAGCAGGCGGCTGAGCTCCCGCTAACAATCATGGATCGGACTGCTGACGATATGACGTCGGCTCGCATTACCTTTGCTACCGCCCAGGGAGCAACAACGGGAATTGGCGGTGTGTTTACGATTGCGGCGGATATTCCTCTTTTGCTCGGCTTGTCACTCAAAGTGCTTCAGGAAATAGCCTTGTGTTATGGCTTTAATCCCCATGATAAGCAGGAACGCATTTTTATTATTAAATGTATGCAATTTGCTTCATCTGATATTGTGGGTAAGAAGGCCGTATTAGAGGAGCTGGCTTTGTTCGATGATCCTTCACGTCAGGCACAGGTTTTTTCCCAGATGCAGGGATGGAGAGAGGTCATTAACACTTATCGTGACCAGTTTGGATGGAAAAAGCTGCTTCAAATGGTCCCGATTGCGGGTATTTTGTTTGGCTCCATTGCGAACCGAAGCGCTATTAGTGACGTAGCTGAAGCAGGGAAAATGCTGTATCGGAAGCGTCGGATTTTAATGCGTTTGGCAGAAGTAGAGAGTGAGGAGTTACGTTAG
- a CDS encoding acid phosphatase produces MKSLRKPLSVALLSLPLLLGSLGGSYASAATLPTTVTPTEPSWGYFVDHYKNNSSANKTESSNPTLGLLSEFNKFWTPGATWDTGTKLNGSVLDANIQKVIDIAARRTSSEADAAYLDDRRNQSYSVIDGLGSLTDVYRKNAGATTTINDIPADALTKKYEDEGTNAGSTSSNLGNIVNLVNTLRGEYSTTNPAKSYFSYPRPFRWSDNSVVVPSLIPALKADATSDGGFPSGHTNAAYLSSIAMAYAVPERYQELLTRASELGNNRVVAGMHSPLDVMGGRVMATAMAAAILSDPANSSLKKAAYQDARKQLLSQKGTAPDRFSNYVTNKKNYNQRLTYGFSQVNPTTTPMTVPKGAEVLLETRLPYLDSTQRRWVLATTGIPSGYPVLDAEGWGRLNLFSAADGYGAFANNVTVNMDASKGGFNALDRWRNNISGVGKLTKKGTGTLKLMGNNTYSGGTQIDQGTLEGTSETAFGSGGITNNGGTLLKNAAGKLIIGGNYRQSAKGTLELNLRSKNDVLKIKGTAILNGKLRLNFSNKYVPANGATILTYAKRNGAFSSIETVGLPSNYKMKVIYTADSAQLKVTK; encoded by the coding sequence ATGAAATCGCTAAGGAAACCACTATCAGTTGCACTACTATCTTTACCATTACTTCTAGGTTCCCTGGGTGGAAGTTATGCGAGTGCGGCAACCCTACCAACAACGGTAACTCCAACAGAACCGTCATGGGGATACTTCGTAGATCATTATAAAAATAATAGTTCTGCAAATAAGACGGAAAGCTCTAATCCGACCCTCGGGTTGCTCTCCGAATTTAATAAGTTTTGGACTCCGGGCGCTACCTGGGATACAGGTACCAAGCTAAACGGTAGCGTGCTGGACGCCAATATTCAAAAAGTGATTGATATAGCTGCCCGTCGCACTTCCAGTGAGGCTGATGCAGCTTATTTGGATGATCGCAGAAATCAGAGCTACAGTGTGATCGACGGGCTGGGTTCGCTCACTGATGTATATCGAAAGAATGCAGGTGCCACGACAACGATCAACGATATTCCGGCAGATGCTCTGACTAAGAAATACGAAGATGAGGGAACGAATGCTGGGAGTACAAGCTCCAATCTTGGCAACATCGTAAATCTGGTAAATACCTTGCGCGGGGAATACTCTACGACGAACCCGGCTAAGTCTTATTTTAGCTATCCTCGCCCGTTTCGCTGGAGCGATAACTCAGTAGTTGTTCCGAGCCTTATTCCCGCTCTCAAAGCTGATGCTACTAGCGATGGCGGCTTTCCTAGCGGTCATACCAATGCTGCGTATCTCAGTTCTATTGCTATGGCCTATGCCGTGCCGGAGCGTTATCAAGAACTGCTGACGCGAGCTTCGGAGCTGGGCAATAACCGTGTTGTTGCTGGTATGCATTCACCGCTTGATGTTATGGGAGGGCGTGTCATGGCAACGGCGATGGCGGCTGCTATCCTGTCTGATCCAGCCAATAGCAGCTTGAAGAAAGCCGCTTATCAGGATGCTCGTAAACAACTGCTGTCTCAAAAAGGTACAGCTCCAGATCGGTTCAGCAATTATGTCACAAACAAAAAAAATTATAATCAACGATTAACATACGGATTCAGCCAGGTTAATCCAACTACGACACCAATGACAGTGCCTAAGGGAGCTGAGGTATTGTTGGAGACACGCTTGCCTTACCTGGATAGCACACAACGTCGTTGGGTTTTGGCTACTACAGGGATTCCTTCCGGCTATCCTGTACTTGATGCTGAGGGATGGGGACGATTGAACCTGTTTTCAGCTGCGGATGGCTACGGTGCTTTCGCCAATAATGTGACGGTGAATATGGACGCTTCCAAAGGCGGTTTCAATGCATTGGATCGCTGGCGCAATAATATCTCTGGTGTTGGAAAGCTGACTAAAAAGGGAACAGGTACGTTGAAGCTAATGGGGAACAATACGTATTCCGGCGGTACACAGATCGACCAAGGTACTTTGGAGGGAACTTCGGAAACGGCTTTCGGAAGTGGTGGAATTACGAATAACGGGGGAACTCTTCTTAAAAATGCTGCTGGAAAGCTGATTATTGGCGGAAATTACAGACAATCTGCCAAGGGAACACTTGAGCTTAACCTGCGCAGTAAAAATGATGTACTCAAAATAAAGGGAACAGCTATACTCAACGGAAAATTACGTCTGAATTTTTCTAACAAATATGTACCGGCTAATGGTGCTACGATCTTAACTTATGCTAAACGGAATGGAGCATTTTCTTCGATTGAAACGGTAGGTTTACCAAGCAATTATAAAATGAAGGTTATCTATACAGCTGACAGTGCTCAGTTGAAAGTCACTAAGTAA
- a CDS encoding MFS transporter, with translation MTSKSATKNETGRSLPLPGPQAKGTVFAILIAISFVHLFNDSIQSVIPAIFPILKESMSLNYTQIGWISFAINFTASIMQPVIGLFSDKRPTPAILPIGMGFTLTGMLLLAYAADYKAVLIAVIFVGLGSAAFHPEGSRVSHMAAGPRRGLAQSIFQVGGNAGQSLAPMLTSWIFIPLGQFGAIWFTGIAAAGIVVQSFIARWYGNVLRTEGIARKKAVARRMKPEVRNRVMFAMIVLILLVFVRSWYSTSVGSYYSFYLMEVFKMPLADAQLYIFLFLGAGALGTFFGGPLADRFGKRNMIFLSMVLAAPLALALPYANQFWTAILLAIIGFIMLSSFSVTVVYAQMLVPGKIGTVSGLITGLAFGLGGVGALVLGNWIDKVGITHIMFLCGFLPLLGILTFLLPTDKTLNRWAEENGAEV, from the coding sequence ATGACTAGTAAATCTGCTACAAAAAATGAAACGGGCCGATCGCTCCCCCTCCCGGGTCCACAAGCGAAAGGCACCGTTTTTGCGATACTGATTGCGATCAGTTTCGTCCACCTGTTCAATGACTCGATTCAATCGGTCATTCCAGCGATCTTTCCGATCTTGAAGGAATCTATGAGCCTGAACTACACGCAGATCGGCTGGATTTCATTCGCGATCAATTTTACAGCTTCAATCATGCAGCCTGTGATTGGCTTGTTTTCGGACAAACGGCCTACGCCCGCTATCCTTCCCATCGGCATGGGCTTTACGCTGACTGGCATGCTGTTGCTCGCCTATGCTGCCGATTATAAAGCGGTGTTGATCGCAGTCATTTTTGTGGGTCTGGGCTCGGCTGCCTTTCACCCTGAAGGCTCGCGCGTATCCCATATGGCGGCCGGGCCGCGTCGGGGATTGGCACAATCCATTTTTCAAGTTGGCGGCAATGCGGGCCAATCGCTGGCGCCGATGCTCACGAGCTGGATTTTTATCCCGTTAGGACAATTTGGCGCGATCTGGTTCACAGGTATTGCGGCAGCGGGAATTGTGGTGCAATCGTTCATCGCACGCTGGTACGGTAACGTCCTACGTACAGAAGGCATCGCACGCAAAAAAGCGGTGGCACGCCGCATGAAGCCCGAAGTGCGTAACCGCGTTATGTTTGCCATGATTGTCCTCATTCTACTGGTATTCGTCCGTTCATGGTACTCGACCTCGGTCGGAAGCTACTATTCGTTTTACCTGATGGAAGTATTTAAAATGCCATTGGCTGATGCACAGCTTTACATTTTCCTGTTCCTCGGGGCTGGAGCGCTGGGCACCTTCTTTGGCGGTCCGCTCGCGGACCGTTTTGGTAAACGCAACATGATTTTTCTGTCCATGGTATTAGCCGCACCACTCGCGCTGGCACTACCTTATGCCAACCAATTCTGGACGGCGATCCTGCTGGCAATTATCGGATTTATTATGCTGTCTAGCTTTTCGGTCACAGTCGTTTATGCACAGATGCTCGTGCCCGGCAAAATCGGGACCGTGTCCGGTCTCATTACGGGCCTCGCTTTTGGCCTTGGTGGTGTGGGCGCACTTGTGCTCGGCAACTGGATCGACAAGGTAGGCATCACTCACATCATGTTCCTGTGCGGCTTTTTACCACTGCTCGGCATCTTAACCTTCCTGCTTCCTACAGATAAAACCCTGAACCGCTGGGCGGAAGAAAATGGAGCCGAAGTGTAA
- a CDS encoding AIM24 family protein: MDIQAGQHHDESVGSVVTLDLAEGEKLHVLHPQQIIAYRGPSSGRSDKLMNIKGMYRKHKLIQADFTGACRLIAALPPGFSLKMIKLEGSDDLLYDFRNLFWYSSGIQMRTKLLSMKNMLFSRDVIKMKFDGVGQIGLLTQGLVCQEQLHPTEPIYVDASSVIAYPENAKLELTVYGNHLASQHMNYHFKMTGQGTVLFHAGEHHRRLQQDMNDDGVIKRFLREVIPFGGVFIK, from the coding sequence ATGGACATACAAGCAGGACAACACCATGATGAAAGCGTCGGTTCGGTCGTAACGCTCGATCTGGCGGAAGGAGAAAAGCTGCACGTTCTGCATCCGCAGCAAATCATCGCATACCGCGGACCCAGCTCAGGCCGTAGTGATAAACTAATGAATATAAAGGGCATGTATCGCAAACACAAACTGATTCAGGCCGATTTCACAGGTGCTTGTCGCCTAATTGCCGCACTTCCACCTGGCTTTAGTCTAAAAATGATTAAGCTTGAAGGAAGCGATGATCTGTTATACGATTTTCGCAACCTGTTCTGGTACAGCTCCGGTATTCAAATGCGTACCAAGCTGCTAAGCATGAAAAACATGTTGTTTAGCCGCGATGTTATAAAAATGAAATTTGACGGTGTGGGTCAAATCGGTCTTTTGACACAGGGATTGGTATGTCAAGAACAGCTTCATCCGACAGAGCCGATATATGTGGATGCGAGCAGCGTCATTGCCTATCCCGAAAACGCCAAACTGGAGTTGACCGTGTACGGCAACCATCTGGCCAGCCAGCATATGAACTATCATTTTAAAATGACCGGACAGGGTACCGTACTATTCCATGCCGGGGAACATCATCGGCGGCTCCAACAGGATATGAACGACGATGGCGTGATCAAGCGCTTTTTACGGGAAGTCATTCCATTTGGTGGAGTGTTTATCAAATAG
- the queD gene encoding 6-carboxytetrahydropterin synthase QueD: MREPGTFRIVDKLQQFGTDISHSQLRYHRKRVLVSKQFTFDAAHHLHCYEGKCKNLHGHTYIVVFGISGIPGETGLTLDFGDIKTIWKERIEPFLDHRYLNETLPPMNTTAENMVVWIFEQMESALTSDAYCNRVEGGRTEFVRLFETPTSYAEFRREWMLDE, translated from the coding sequence ATGCGTGAGCCAGGTACCTTTCGCATTGTCGACAAGCTCCAGCAGTTCGGGACAGACATTAGTCACTCTCAGCTGCGTTATCACCGCAAACGTGTATTGGTCAGCAAACAATTTACATTCGATGCAGCACATCATTTGCACTGCTACGAAGGCAAATGCAAAAATCTGCACGGTCATACCTACATCGTCGTTTTTGGCATAAGCGGTATACCGGGCGAAACGGGTCTAACGCTGGATTTTGGTGACATCAAAACGATCTGGAAAGAGCGGATTGAACCTTTTCTAGACCATCGTTACTTGAATGAGACGCTTCCTCCAATGAATACAACGGCGGAAAATATGGTCGTCTGGATCTTTGAACAAATGGAGTCAGCCTTGACCTCGGATGCATACTGCAACCGTGTCGAAGGTGGACGTACCGAGTTTGTACGGTTGTTCGAGACACCTACCAGCTACGCCGAGTTCCGACGGGAGTGGATGCTCGATGAGTAA
- a CDS encoding copper amine oxidase N-terminal domain-containing protein, with protein sequence MRKATKILLAVSMVCGAVVGTALNNGETAVAANVTTNNTWKNAKIIDVIDRNNYILDDGSLWRKSIDGPVIEKLNLKGITGSKDKSQGYYGWTEDGKVAIWDDNSDPKVTAQSSGVKEITGEGLAIKTDGTISWGREQVEGISDAIDGDKVSTYFTVLTRSGDVWYSTGYEESKPRKIGHVDGALDIKMSTAYAAVLKEDGHVTMLDMLTNEPPREVGSDIASILWKKDTHVLITVHHDGTVWSYDRMKKYPAVQLSGLSNVARLVDSPDELFAQLKDGSWVGYKDGITTALSLPTLTGMSLLTTSKEAAIGDTIQLNVQETYSNGYRLTRHPEASEIEVEKPQVAELQQNGSGTLKVRGIGSTSVALRTEGIPSSFTLKVSSDQTLTGAAILNGNVYLPVQSVFKTLGGSVTVANQTFTIKLGKNNIVLQKGSSTAMVNGKPVALKGKVQTVNGQVVFPGTLLTDLKLGGFKWNRDRQQGELSVGATKLVIETPETAKIIRAIDLGSLSKLIGKTYWVNNFYSAGERFGKVTVKDIEVSTDPNGVKSYEVIFQGANGETYNTFSIIGASRIPQMLSDPDQFLTYDPYKKYQWSQAIWNKIKNNEVSLGMNTTQVQFAWGNPTVREKGAASNGTQVEAWVYGNRSLYFKAVAFVNGKVIEVWL encoded by the coding sequence ATGAGAAAAGCAACGAAGATTTTGCTGGCAGTATCTATGGTATGTGGAGCGGTGGTGGGAACTGCGTTAAACAATGGAGAAACAGCAGTAGCGGCAAATGTAACGACGAACAACACTTGGAAAAACGCTAAAATTATAGACGTGATCGACCGGAATAACTACATACTGGATGATGGTTCTTTATGGAGAAAGAGTATAGATGGCCCGGTTATTGAGAAATTGAATTTGAAAGGCATTACAGGCAGTAAAGACAAGAGCCAAGGTTATTATGGCTGGACTGAGGACGGGAAGGTAGCTATCTGGGATGATAACTCCGACCCAAAAGTGACGGCTCAATCCTCAGGAGTTAAAGAAATTACAGGTGAGGGTTTGGCTATTAAAACCGATGGGACGATCTCCTGGGGAAGAGAACAGGTTGAGGGAATATCGGATGCTATAGATGGTGATAAGGTAAGTACCTACTTTACGGTTCTTACTCGATCCGGTGATGTATGGTATTCCACAGGGTACGAAGAATCTAAGCCCCGCAAGATAGGTCATGTAGATGGTGCGCTTGATATCAAAATGAGTACGGCGTATGCTGCAGTACTTAAGGAAGATGGCCATGTCACGATGCTGGATATGCTGACCAATGAACCACCGCGCGAAGTGGGAAGTGATATTGCTTCGATTTTATGGAAAAAAGATACACATGTCTTGATTACTGTACATCATGACGGGACTGTATGGAGCTATGACCGAATGAAGAAATATCCAGCTGTGCAGCTTAGCGGGTTATCTAATGTTGCACGGTTGGTTGATTCGCCTGACGAGCTTTTTGCACAATTAAAGGATGGCTCTTGGGTCGGCTATAAGGACGGAATCACGACTGCGCTGAGCTTGCCTACATTAACGGGTATGTCCTTGTTGACGACCTCCAAAGAGGCTGCCATCGGCGATACGATTCAATTAAATGTACAAGAGACATATTCGAACGGTTATCGACTAACACGTCATCCCGAAGCTAGTGAGATTGAAGTGGAGAAACCGCAGGTTGCCGAGCTACAGCAGAATGGTTCCGGTACACTCAAAGTAAGGGGCATTGGAAGCACATCCGTAGCTCTGCGGACCGAAGGAATACCCTCTTCTTTTACACTAAAGGTTTCGTCCGATCAAACCTTGACCGGGGCGGCTATACTGAACGGTAATGTGTATTTGCCTGTGCAGTCGGTGTTCAAGACGCTGGGTGGATCTGTTACCGTGGCGAACCAGACCTTTACGATCAAGCTGGGTAAAAACAATATCGTACTCCAAAAAGGGAGTTCCACCGCAATGGTGAATGGTAAACCTGTTGCACTGAAGGGCAAGGTTCAAACGGTTAACGGACAGGTTGTATTCCCGGGAACATTACTGACCGATCTGAAGTTGGGCGGATTCAAATGGAATCGTGACCGTCAGCAAGGAGAATTATCTGTGGGCGCTACCAAGCTGGTCATTGAGACGCCGGAAACGGCAAAAATTATCAGAGCCATTGATCTGGGCAGTCTGTCCAAATTAATTGGCAAAACCTATTGGGTCAATAACTTCTATAGCGCTGGAGAGCGATTTGGCAAGGTAACAGTTAAAGATATCGAAGTCAGCACGGACCCGAACGGTGTTAAATCTTACGAAGTTATTTTCCAGGGGGCCAATGGCGAAACTTATAACACGTTTTCCATCATCGGAGCTTCACGCATTCCACAAATGCTGTCTGATCCCGATCAATTTCTGACTTACGATCCGTACAAGAAATACCAATGGTCGCAAGCCATCTGGAACAAGATTAAAAATAATGAGGTAAGCTTGGGCATGAATACGACGCAGGTGCAGTTCGCATGGGGAAACCCAACGGTCAGAGAAAAGGGGGCTGCTTCAAACGGAACTCAAGTCGAAGCCTGGGTATACGGCAACCGTAGTCTTTATTTCAAGGCGGTAGCTTTCGTGAATGGCAAAGTCATAGAAGTATGGCTGTAG
- the queF gene encoding preQ(1) synthase codes for MTGRTPEEMTDVTLLGNQGTQYTFAYDPAILESFDNKHPYRDYFVKFNCPEFTSLCPITGQPDFATIYISYIPDIKMVESKSLKLYLFSFRNHGDFHEDCVNIIMNDLIKLMDPRYIEVWGKFTPRGGISIDPYTNYGKPGTKYEQIAEHRMMNHDMYPEKIDNR; via the coding sequence ATGACCGGAAGAACACCCGAAGAAATGACCGACGTTACCCTACTTGGCAATCAAGGCACACAATACACTTTTGCCTATGATCCCGCCATTCTCGAAAGCTTTGATAATAAACATCCGTATCGGGATTATTTTGTAAAGTTCAATTGCCCGGAGTTCACCAGCCTGTGCCCGATTACAGGACAGCCTGATTTTGCAACCATCTACATCAGCTACATTCCCGATATTAAAATGGTAGAAAGCAAATCCCTTAAGCTGTACCTGTTCAGCTTCCGTAACCACGGCGATTTCCATGAAGACTGCGTCAATATCATCATGAATGACTTGATTAAGCTGATGGACCCTCGCTACATTGAAGTATGGGGCAAATTCACGCCACGCGGTGGCATCTCTATCGATCCGTATACCAACTACGGCAAGCCAGGAACGAAGTATGAACAGATAGCGGAGCACCGCATGATGAACCATGATATGTACCCGGAAAAGATCGATAACCGTTAA